A genomic segment from Vicinamibacteria bacterium encodes:
- the lepB gene encoding signal peptidase I, whose product VGIAAVVIVFLYQPVKVEGTSMLPWLEDQERIFVNKFVYRFEEIERGDIIVFRFPLDLSKSYIKRVVGLPGDLVEIAGGSLTINGQPVAEPYVAPQYRDRGSYPSVLVPDGEYYVLGDHRNTSNDSRTWGTVPREFVTGKAVFAYWPLERFGVLE is encoded by the coding sequence CGGTCGGCATCGCCGCGGTGGTGATCGTTTTCCTGTACCAGCCGGTAAAGGTCGAGGGAACGAGCATGCTGCCCTGGCTGGAAGATCAGGAACGAATCTTCGTCAACAAGTTCGTCTACCGATTCGAGGAAATCGAGCGCGGGGACATCATCGTCTTCCGTTTTCCCCTGGACCTATCCAAGTCCTACATCAAGAGGGTCGTCGGGCTGCCCGGGGATCTGGTCGAGATCGCCGGGGGTAGTCTGACGATCAACGGGCAACCGGTCGCCGAACCGTATGTAGCGCCTCAGTACCGCGACCGGGGTTCGTACCCCTCGGTGCTCGTGCCCGACGGCGAGTACTACGTCTTGGGAGATCACCGCAATACCTCCAACGACAGCCGAACGTGGGGCACGGTTCCGCGCGAGTTTGTGACCGGCAAGGCAGTGTTCGCCTACTGGCCGCTCGAACGTTTTGGAGTGCTCGAATGA